The genomic DNA TGAAAGCGTTAGGCAGGGGTTTGACAGGAATCCACTGTCCATCCTTTCTTATTTGAAGGCCATCTATATCACTGGTTTGAAGAAGGATGGTTAGGCCACCAGCATCAGAATGAGATTTTAGGCCAATGACTCGCTCGGGTTGGGGGCATGGAGGATAATAATTCACCCTTACCATTTGAGTTCCTATGTTGAACAACTCTGTCATTTCCTTGGGATTTATTGCAAGAGCATTTGCCATAAGTTCGATGACTTTGATGGCAAGTTTTTCCAACTCTACAGAATACACCTCTAAATTTTCTCTGCATTTGAATAAGGATGATAATGTCACTAACATAAATAGTCATCaatcaacatgttaaattaTATTATGTGAAAACTGAAAAACAATTGGAAAATTGTCTGAAACTTAAGGAGGCAAAATGGTTTTCTTTAATAAACACAATCACCAAAACTTTTTTCTATTGAGGTCCCCTGTATGAACCAAATGAGGTTACAATGTCTAAACTATATATATCATGCAATGGTATTCTAACAAATAATAATTGACTATTTCATGAAAAAGGAGTTGAGAGTTGGGATAAGATGGTTGCACCTTCTGGCTAGTTATGACTTAGATTCGTGTCTGGAATTTCACCGTTGATGGGCTACATGTAAATTTCATTGTAAATCTTTGTTGAGTGGTCTCTCTGGTCTCGCATGAAGTGTGTCTTcctaatttaaatttaagtttataaacaaaataattgacTGATCTTTGATGTCACACAAATTTCTGTATACAACGAGCTTTAACTATACCTCTCAACTATAAAGATGACCAAAGTATCAATACttgaattttcttaaaattaatatcaaattGATCATATCATTAAGATGGAAATGTacaaaagcaaaaaagaaagacaaaataaaagtgaaaagcatccaaatcataaaagaaagaagagagataGAGAACCTGAATGATTGGGGGATTTGGTTGAATAGATAGGGTTTCCTTAAGTGAGGAGGTAGAGTGCTCAAGAAAAAAGTATCTGCCCATTCTAGTTTCTGTTCCTCAGATAAAACGAAGGACTGACCAAATCCCTCCATCTCTCCTTCTATCTGCCATAGAttcttcttttcttccattGAAAGTTCAAACAAAGTTTTAGCTCCTTTTTTCATATCTTCCACCAAGGAAGTACTTATTCCATGATTAACCAGCtacaatcatttttattattaaacatAACCAGTAGTAAAAACATAGTtgaaaaaacatcattaaatATGTAGTATGCACATTTATTTACATCTCACCATTAATTAAGTATTACATAATAGtatacaaaaatatgaaatcaaACCTGAAAGAAACCCCATTCTTTGCAAGCATAGTGTAGCTTCTCTAACTCATGTCTCTTGAGATTAATATCTTGGGACAACAATTCGGCAAGGTCAATGACAGGAACTTGGGGTGAAGAGGTAGTGTTAGATAATACAACAGTTTCATGATCTGGAAGAACATATCGTTCTGGAACTTTGGTCAACTGTTCTTTTGCTAACTCTTGGACAGAGGGAACCAGAATAGATGTTATGTCCATACTACTTATTCATCTGAAATAAATACAGGTGCAACCTAAATTATATACTAAAGTTTTTCACAATATAATTGATAGTGGAACTAACAGATCTTTTGTAGATAAGGTCACAACACGGATGagatgaacaaaataaaaaacaaacatactATTCTGTGGTAGGTAAGTTATACACTTGGAATTAtcttatttttcaattgttacatcttaattatacattcattatcttctttttctctctcatgtTTAATGGTGTAAGGTAACAATTGAGAAAAATAGAGATAATTCCGGTTGAGAGAATCCATTCATGTGgtttattaatatatagaaTTATTAATATAGGTTTTTTTTgggttgatgatataatattaggtattaatattaaaaatgagtgatatttaagaaattttttgtgACATATTAGGTTGGATGGATTGATGATTATTAggtattaatattaaaaaattataaatgagtgacATGTTCACGTGAGATCCACTTAAACATACATTTgagattctattttttttgaaggaagagattctatattgttaatttaaaaataagcgAATAGATCAACGATATGAAATTCTCTATTGTTATTGCTCTTAGTATAGGGTTAATATCACGATGTGTTGGTCTATTCACTTACTTTTTACTGTGTTTTATTagagggttaaatatgtttttatccttttatatatatatatatatatatatatatatatatatatatatatattctaaattTTCTCTTTGgtctctctaaaatttttaATCTACATTGTTGGTCTCTCGTTTTAAATTAGATCATGTgtatctttcaaattttttaatgtgcttttacatgaatgttcagaatttttataagaatctctcgaaaaataattatatatattttttaataaacatgaattaaatatgaatttttaagctaaaattataaaaatttataaatattttgggAGAAATTCATGTTTTAAGTGTCACTAACTGAAGTAAGTATGAGCAAAGAAGTACCTTATAAGGAAActacacacacatataaaggAAATCAAAAATACCGCAAAAGAGGAAAGAACAAGTCAAACATGGGGCATCACATACCGCAATAACGGAGAATTCCGCACCACCTAGGTAATTAGTCAGGTAAGACTAAAAATTATAGGTCATGTCAATTTAGCCTCTAAGACTAGTGTTTGCCTATAAACACTAGacatataaattttttcaaaaatacaaaatcaatcaaataagtttttttttttttttttttggtacaaatcaatcaaataagtatttttttttttttttttaaaatcaaatagcTATTATCatttatgtaaataaaataactatacGGCTAAACCGTTTTAGTTatgaaaatcattttaaaaaaaatgtaaattagcATTAAATATCAATTGTTTACCAATAATAGATTGATTTAAATAGTAAAAGACAGGATCTCCTAAATAAGTGatcaagactttttttttttttttgacaaaataaaagatattcattcattcaaattgatagagtacgtcgatataatgcaaattcgctaaaaacaaaaaggatgaatatgtgaatatgctcacatcatccatgttaatagcataaaacgacaaagtacaattgcctacacatatgactatatttaaatatCCGGAATAACCATGtatccggatctgcaacgtggatgacaccaaaatcattgattggatctgcactggatcgaagctgatctgacaatctgaactgatcaaatacctgagagaaacaagaaaaacaaacaacgtcgcacgaagacgacgaaatcacaaaataaaaaacaaaatagatgtgaaaatcacttatttcaataaaagggaaaaggaaaacaagttagaggggtgattttgggtcaaaaattgaccctaaatcacccctctttaatggatgaaggagaagaaactagAGTTTTAGTGACGGCTCActaaagagaagagagaaggggAAGAGGTGACACCTAAGTATAAGTATCAATTGAAATACGGTATTTTGCAAGAAGTGATCAAGACTTTGATTCTTACTCTTGTGTATTAAAAAATTCGATTGGAAGGGAGATTATTATCGATAACATGTTAGCAAAAAAATATCCATTGTTTTCACCCTCCTCTCATCTCCTTGCAATTCTTTCGTATACATCTTGAAACtcaatttgtaaaaataaataaatataaaaaaactctTCGAAACTCAATCTTTCACTTTCACACATGAATATGGCCTTTCTTTCCGTCAAGTCTCGAGTTT from Medicago truncatula cultivar Jemalong A17 chromosome 8, MtrunA17r5.0-ANR, whole genome shotgun sequence includes the following:
- the LOC120577628 gene encoding protein SRG1, with product MDITSILVPSVQELAKEQLTKVPERYVLPDHETVVLSNTTSSPQVPVIDLAELLSQDINLKRHELEKLHYACKEWGFFQLVNHGISTSLVEDMKKGAKTLFELSMEEKKNLWQIEGEMEGFGQSFVLSEEQKLEWADTFFLSTLPPHLRKPYLFNQIPQSFRENLEVYSVELEKLAIKVIELMANALAINPKEMTELFNIGTQMVRVNYYPPCPQPERVIGLKSHSDAGGLTILLQTSDIDGLQIRKDGQWIPVKPLPNAFIVNIGDMLEIITNGIYPSIEHRATVNSEKERISVAAFYGPNMQAMLAPAPSLVTQERPAQFRRISVVDHFNGYFSQELRGKSYLNEMKITKSEE